TGACTGTGTACTGTACACATTTGTATTGCTACCGGTTTGGCACATAGTTTTCTCTTTGATTGCAGATCAAACCCTTCTGATTGCAGATTGCTTGGCTATGGCTGATGTGCTCACTGTTCTTCTTTAGCTTGTATATTGCTGATGGTGGCTTGGCTACGGCTGAAAAAGTTGCTGCTGCGCCGACTTGGCAACTGTTGCTCCAGTAATGCTTTGTCCTCTCTTCCTAGCCGCCGACTTGGCACTTGGCAGCTGTTGCTCCTGTAATGCGTTGTTATCTCTTATCTCTTGAGATGTACTATGATTTTGAGGCTGTTTGACTTGTGCCAGATTGCCAGTGCTGATGCTATATTATCTCAGGTTTTTATGCTAGTATATGTTTTACTGTGTGCTGCCTGTGTCGAGTTACGTAATCTATTGAACCGCTATGCGTGTTGATGCCCTGTTGTTGCTTGCCAGATTGATGCCCCTGTTGCTTGCAGCTTGCAAGCTGTAGTGAAATCCTAAAATTCGAagccaaatctattctgaactttTGAAGATCTGTGATGTCCGGAAGAAAAGATTCAAACAGATAAACGGGACTCTCCAGAATCTATAAAATAAATGATCGACAAACGCTTTGCTTTGGTAGGCTTCTCATTAACCCAAACATTCTGGAAGACCAATGCTGGAggaaaacatagaaaaaaaactcTCTGTTCCCATAAAAGAAATAGTACTCCGgtttatctaaaaatatgaaGAATTCTGTGTTTTCAATATCAATCTAAATTCAGAATAGCTAGAAGCTGTGTGATCTGGAAGACAAGCGAACCCAGAGATAGAACTTCACACTGATTGGACTCATCAAAATTCTTGTGTTTGGTTTAAATCTCTGGTTTATTACAAACAGAAGTATCAGCTCCAGACTTCATCACGCAATTGCCGTAACTatgcatatatgatatatccaaATGACGAGACGGCATTTATTTGTTCAGGACTGCAGAGTCCCGTATCTTCAGTATAGTTCTGATAATTACAAATTGAAGTTTTAACTCTGGACAACGACatacttttcttttttgagGTAAAACAAAGGAATACTCTGCGGTTTATCTGAAAAAAAAGAGTTATATGTCCTCAATATCACCAGAAATTAAGAATTATTACTACTACGAGCTTATATTATCTCTTCGAGGCAATCAAAACAAAAGAGACAGCTTCACACTGGTTGGACTCGCAAAAATTGTTCAGCCAGCGTAATCCAGAATTCAGATAAGTATCAGGACGAAGTATTAGCTTCAGACTCCATGTGCCGTAACAATGGcgttctcctctcctcctgtgTGTATGAAAACAACTGCAAACTTACAAATTCTGTCAACTTATAtctgaaaatttgaaaaatttcacCCATGTAGTTTGAGATCGTCAGGATTGCAGGCTGTATCATGATGTTCTCTATTGCATCCTTAACGTTAAACGAAAGCACAGATGAGAAAACATCATACACTTTGCACCCGTAATAAGTTCATTAGATATCTCTTAATCACGTACGAAAATCAGTCGAGAGTTCAATCTCGTTACATGAACGTTCAAACTAAAATCTGCTTTTACGTACAAGAAATTAATCCAGAGTCCAATCTTATTACACGAACATTCAAACTCCAAATCTCTACATTCTAACGCTATAAATTGCGAGCGATCCCACGTTGCTCTGCACAACAATCAGCCAAAGCCGCAACACCAATCTCACCACCCACCACCGATCTCTCGCCGACGAGACAGAATGGCGCCGTCGTCCAAGCTCGCCGCCCTCTTCTTCGCCTTCgccgtcgtggcggcggcggcgctggcacCGGCCGCAGAAGCGAGGGTCCAAGGGTTCAACCATGAAGCGGCGTCCGAGCCTGCCATTGCCGCAGCCGGGGAGTCCAAAGCTGCCACCGGAGGAGGAGCGCCGACATTGCCGGGATTACCCGGCTTGCCGTTCCCGCTCTTCCCGTTCCTCACGCTCCCGTTCCCGCTGATCCCCATCGGCGGCTcttctggcggcggcggcgccgctccgcctTCGGCTGGCTCTGGCTTCCGGTTCCCGTTCCCGCTCCCGCTGCCGTTCCCTGCGCCCGCCTCGCCGGGCGGCGCTCCGCCGTCGTCTGGGTCCGGCTTCCCGGCGTTCCCGTTCCCGTTCCCCAGCTCGCCGGTCTCGCCACCGTCTCAAGCATcacccgcctcgccggcggcaccggcgccgccatcgccgccgcagccaAAGGAGTGCTTGACGCCGCTGTTGTCGATGATGTCGTGCGCGGACTACCTGACGAACAGCAGCGCGCAGACGCCGCCGGGCACCTGCTGCGAGGGGTTCAAGTCGCTGGTGAGCACGGCGCCCATCTGCCTGTGCCACGGCATCAATGGCGACCTGAGCAAGTTCCTCCCGCTCCCCgtcgacatgatgaagatgatgacgctCCCCAACACCTGCGGCGCCACGGTCCCACTTCAGACGTTCTCCATGTGCAACAGTAAGTTCTTGCTAATCAAATTACACCCTAATTAAACCCTATCGTAAAGCatgtttattatttctaatgCATTGTTTGTTTGAAGAGATTAATCTGATTAATCTGGTGACGTGTTTGATTTGACAGCGCCATCAGTGCCGCCATTGATGCCTTCCGCTGCTCCAGCGCCTGCTAGTCCCCCATCTTCATAGATCTTCAGGTAAATtcatatttgaatttgaaaCTCTCTGAATTTTGTGCGATCTGTTAAAAATTTGAGATGTTATACTAAAATGTCCTTTTGATTTTATTCTTGGCAGGTGTGTCAC
The Oryza sativa Japonica Group chromosome 6, ASM3414082v1 DNA segment above includes these coding regions:
- the LOC107281315 gene encoding leucine-rich repeat extensin-like protein 5, which gives rise to MAPSSKLAALFFAFAVVAAAALAPAAEARVQGFNHEAASEPAIAAAGESKAATGGGAPTLPGLPGLPFPLFPFLTLPFPLIPIGGSSGGGGAAPPSAGSGFRFPFPLPLPFPAPASPGGAPPSSGSGFPAFPFPFPSSPVSPPSQASPASPAAPAPPSPPQPKECLTPLLSMMSCADYLTNSSAQTPPGTCCEGFKSLVSTAPICLCHGINGDLSKFLPLPVDMMKMMTLPNTCGATVPLQTFSMCNTPSVPPLMPSAAPAPASPPSS